A window of the Candidatus Saccharibacteria bacterium oral taxon 488 genome harbors these coding sequences:
- a CDS encoding cysteine methyltransferase, with the protein MSELPIASLRDRIYILMAQLPDDKVTTYGDLAALSGHPHAARIVGGIAHGGPENLPWHRLVNAKGGLAVGFPGGQGVQRQLLEQDGIYCDERWRIIDFEERRWRPKL; encoded by the coding sequence TTGAGCGAATTGCCAATAGCTAGCTTGCGAGACCGGATCTATATTCTCATGGCGCAGCTACCTGACGACAAGGTGACGACGTACGGTGACTTGGCAGCACTGTCTGGACACCCGCACGCAGCGCGAATTGTGGGTGGGATAGCGCATGGTGGCCCAGAGAATTTGCCGTGGCATCGCCTAGTGAACGCGAAAGGTGGCTTGGCGGTAGGTTTTCCGGGTGGGCAAGGTGTGCAAAGGCAGCTACTTGAACAAGATGGTATTTATTGCGATGAGAGGTGGCGGATAATTGATTTTGAGGAACGACGATGGCGGCCGAAACTATAA
- a CDS encoding transcriptional regulator — translation MIDALFGSKTRVKLLHLFLANPEKSFYVREITRLIGEQINSVRRELSNMLRVGVIVSNNYDNKLYYAANQQYAYFTPLKMIFADERPSEQVDHNKKNSIPWVSDIARLFGLKIAIVAGALVRGSTSRVDILLVGRLSESRVGVAIKKIEKAEGRELNYAVMSYDDFYYRLSVRDKFVMEIMNSKHSVVVDAESILG, via the coding sequence ATGATTGATGCGCTGTTTGGCTCAAAAACGAGGGTGAAGTTACTACACCTGTTTTTAGCGAACCCTGAAAAATCGTTTTATGTTAGAGAGATTACGCGATTGATCGGCGAGCAAATTAACTCGGTACGGCGTGAACTATCAAATATGCTCAGAGTCGGAGTCATTGTTTCGAATAATTATGACAATAAGTTGTATTATGCTGCGAATCAGCAGTATGCATACTTCACGCCACTAAAGATGATTTTTGCCGATGAACGACCGAGTGAACAGGTTGACCATAACAAGAAGAACAGTATACCGTGGGTGAGCGATATTGCTCGGCTGTTCGGGCTGAAGATCGCTATAGTTGCCGGTGCGTTAGTGCGTGGATCAACGAGTCGGGTTGATATACTGTTAGTTGGTCGGCTATCGGAGTCGAGAGTGGGTGTCGCCATTAAGAAAATTGAAAAAGCCGAGGGGAGAGAGCTGAATTATGCTGTAATGAGCTATGATGATTTTTACTATCGTCTGAGCGTTAGAGATAAGTTTGTGATGGAAATAATGAATAGTAAGCACTCGGTTGTGGTAGACGCAGAGAGCATACTAGGATAA
- the rpmI gene encoding 50S ribosomal protein L35 encodes MPKLKTHKGTAKRIKLTSSGKLTRQRAFGGHFLAKKSKSRKRAINTTAKVTGSMAKNARRAMGV; translated from the coding sequence ATGCCAAAACTAAAGACCCACAAAGGTACCGCGAAGCGCATTAAGTTAACGAGCTCTGGCAAGTTAACTCGTCAACGTGCATTTGGCGGTCACTTCTTAGCCAAGAAGTCAAAAAGCCGTAAGCGGGCAATTAATACAACAGCAAAGGTAACAGGCTCGATGGCAAAAAATGCCCGACGAGCAATGGGAGTTTAA
- a CDS encoding threonine--tRNA ligase, protein MSEDKLYAMRHSLAHIMAAAVQRLWPDAKFGVGPVVEHGFYYDIDLGETKISEQQFNKIEKVMRRIIAEKQDFVCTKYPIDEAIQWAKDSHQPYKEELLNDLKRAGTTVAKDLDAAEMGTIAEGNSALDEVSFYTNGSFKDLCRGPHVANTSEVGAFKLMRVAGAYWRGNEKNPQMQRLYGVAFATQEELDKYLKKLELAKQRDHRKLGRELDLYTTSPLVGVGLPLFTPRGTVLRDIVAQYSNQLRQRFGFEKVWTPHITKKDLYETSGHWAKFGEELFLVKSQETSDEMALKPMNCPHHTQIFVSQPRSYRDMPVRYLETTTDYRDEKTGELGGLNRVRSLTQDDSHVFCRPDQIEQEINNLLSAAQELYGTIDMKLRVRLSYRDGSDAYLGERELWASAQNQLKSAVEKVGLDYFEQEGEAAFYGPKIDFMATDAIGREHQVATVQLDFVQPQRFGLEYTESDGNFTTPVMIHCALLGSIERFLSVFIEHTGGWFPFWAAPEQVRILTINDTVLDYVDEITSILSEVTLMKPIKYNDVRFTIDSRNESLGKKIREATVVKIPIQIIVGPKDQIARVVSIRTHAGEEQIPLEQLAEYVRGL, encoded by the coding sequence ATGAGTGAAGATAAACTCTATGCAATGCGACACAGCCTGGCGCATATTATGGCGGCGGCCGTGCAGCGATTATGGCCAGATGCCAAATTCGGAGTCGGTCCGGTCGTTGAGCATGGGTTTTATTACGATATTGATCTTGGTGAAACGAAGATCAGTGAGCAGCAGTTCAATAAAATTGAAAAGGTAATGCGACGGATCATTGCCGAAAAGCAAGATTTTGTGTGCACAAAATACCCGATTGATGAAGCAATTCAATGGGCCAAAGACAGCCATCAGCCGTATAAAGAAGAACTCCTTAATGACCTAAAACGTGCCGGGACAACGGTAGCAAAAGATCTGGACGCTGCAGAAATGGGTACAATTGCTGAAGGTAATAGTGCGCTTGATGAAGTCTCATTCTACACAAACGGATCGTTTAAGGACTTGTGCCGTGGACCCCATGTTGCAAATACCAGTGAGGTCGGCGCGTTTAAGCTGATGCGGGTTGCGGGCGCCTATTGGCGGGGCAATGAAAAGAATCCTCAAATGCAGCGACTATACGGCGTGGCTTTTGCTACGCAGGAAGAGCTGGATAAATATTTGAAGAAATTAGAGCTAGCCAAACAACGTGATCACCGAAAGCTAGGCAGGGAACTTGATCTATATACAACCTCACCGTTAGTGGGTGTAGGCCTGCCGTTATTTACACCTCGTGGAACTGTTCTGCGTGATATCGTGGCCCAATACTCAAACCAACTGCGTCAGAGGTTTGGTTTTGAAAAAGTCTGGACGCCGCATATTACCAAAAAGGATCTGTATGAAACGTCGGGCCACTGGGCCAAATTTGGCGAAGAGCTGTTTTTGGTTAAAAGTCAGGAAACCAGTGATGAAATGGCGTTAAAGCCGATGAATTGCCCGCACCATACGCAGATTTTTGTTTCACAACCTCGTAGCTACCGCGATATGCCGGTGCGCTACTTGGAGACGACCACTGATTATCGTGACGAGAAAACCGGTGAGCTTGGTGGTCTGAATCGCGTGCGCTCATTAACCCAGGACGATAGTCATGTTTTCTGTCGTCCAGATCAAATTGAGCAAGAGATCAATAATTTATTGTCTGCCGCCCAGGAACTGTACGGTACTATTGATATGAAACTGCGGGTTCGACTGAGTTATCGTGATGGCTCTGATGCGTACTTGGGCGAACGTGAGCTGTGGGCTTCTGCACAAAATCAGTTGAAATCAGCAGTTGAAAAAGTTGGTTTGGACTATTTTGAGCAGGAAGGCGAGGCCGCCTTTTATGGTCCAAAGATTGACTTTATGGCGACTGACGCTATTGGCCGTGAGCACCAAGTTGCGACGGTGCAACTGGACTTCGTGCAGCCGCAACGGTTCGGCTTAGAGTATACCGAGAGTGATGGTAATTTTACAACACCTGTGATGATTCACTGTGCGCTGCTCGGGTCGATTGAACGATTCTTGAGTGTCTTCATTGAACACACGGGTGGCTGGTTCCCGTTTTGGGCGGCGCCGGAACAAGTACGCATTCTAACGATTAATGACACCGTCTTAGACTATGTTGATGAAATTACATCGATTTTATCAGAGGTGACCTTAATGAAACCGATAAAATACAACGATGTAAGATTTACAATAGATAGTCGTAATGAATCCCTCGGGAAAAAGATTCGTGAGGCGACTGTTGTAAAAATACCAATACAGATTATTGTTGGGCCAAAGGATCAGATAGCACGTGTCGTAAGCATCAGGACGCATGCGGGTGAAGAGCAAATTCCGCTTGAACAGCTAGCTGAGTATGTACGGGGACTGTAA
- a CDS encoding site-2 protease family protein yields MDLAYLGMVLVVILVSMTLHEAMHAFMGYFLGDDTAKAEGRLTLNPLKHIDPFMTLLLPLLLAMLGLPIFGGARPVPFNPQRVRHGEWGAAFVALAGPLTNLFLAFLAFGVGVVSGVITSGGLIQNTLAGQITSLVVLVNLGFFVFNMLPLPPLDGSRVLYALAPESVRRGMEWIERYGVMVVFIIIMIGQAAIGRIMTFATNGIIQFFCMIFGV; encoded by the coding sequence ATGGATTTGGCATATTTAGGTATGGTCTTGGTGGTCATTCTCGTTTCAATGACGCTACACGAGGCGATGCATGCGTTTATGGGCTATTTCCTTGGAGATGACACAGCCAAGGCGGAGGGGCGGCTGACGTTAAACCCGCTGAAGCATATTGATCCATTCATGACGCTTTTGCTGCCATTATTACTAGCTATGCTAGGGTTGCCAATTTTTGGTGGTGCTCGACCGGTGCCATTTAATCCTCAGCGCGTACGACACGGTGAATGGGGTGCAGCGTTTGTAGCACTTGCTGGGCCACTGACTAATTTGTTTTTAGCGTTTTTAGCGTTTGGCGTGGGTGTCGTCAGCGGGGTTATTACTAGCGGCGGGCTGATTCAAAATACGTTAGCGGGGCAAATCACTAGCCTCGTCGTGTTGGTTAATTTAGGCTTTTTCGTGTTTAATATGTTGCCGCTGCCACCACTTGATGGATCGCGAGTGCTGTACGCGCTCGCTCCAGAGAGTGTGCGCCGTGGCATGGAGTGGATTGAGCGCTACGGGGTAATGGTGGTGTTCATTATCATTATGATCGGACAGGCGGCAATTGGGCGAATTATGACGTTCGCTACGAACGGTATTATCCAATTCTTTTGCATGATTTTTGGTGTATAA
- a CDS encoding Zn-dependent hydrolase, with amino-acid sequence MFEVEYKGANNVIFTTKMVKIAFDPALSLVGLKDNLGGQDVEILSEDRFAASNVTPRLLFSGPGEYEVGDVSLKGVAAWRHIDTETDVKKSTIYRLTIGGVRVVVIGNVAPKLSESQLEEIGVVDVVVIPVGGGGYTLDATSAAHMVRQLEPKVVIPVHYADGALHYEVPQDDLSVFVSEMGVETVDAGPKWKVKGVTSLPEQLSIITVARS; translated from the coding sequence ATGTTTGAAGTAGAATACAAAGGTGCAAATAATGTTATTTTTACAACGAAAATGGTAAAAATTGCGTTTGATCCAGCGTTATCGCTGGTTGGTCTTAAGGATAATCTCGGGGGGCAGGATGTTGAGATATTGTCAGAGGATAGATTTGCCGCAAGTAATGTAACACCACGGTTACTCTTCAGCGGTCCGGGTGAATATGAGGTCGGCGACGTATCTCTGAAAGGGGTGGCAGCCTGGCGACACATTGATACGGAAACTGATGTTAAAAAATCAACGATTTACCGTTTAACAATTGGCGGTGTGCGTGTTGTGGTTATAGGTAACGTTGCCCCAAAATTGTCAGAGTCTCAGCTAGAGGAGATTGGTGTCGTTGATGTTGTTGTGATACCGGTTGGCGGTGGTGGTTACACGCTTGACGCGACATCTGCGGCTCATATGGTACGCCAGCTGGAGCCGAAAGTAGTTATCCCGGTGCATTATGCTGATGGCGCGCTACACTATGAAGTGCCACAAGACGACCTGTCGGTGTTTGTTAGTGAAATGGGCGTGGAGACTGTTGACGCTGGGCCAAAGTGGAAGGTGAAGGGGGTGACATCTTTACCTGAACAACTATCAATCATTACTGTCGCGCGGAGCTAG
- a CDS encoding ATP-binding protein produces MVSKVASATPYGFHGQLIEIEGDISRGLPGLQIVGLGNKAIDESRDRVRSAIKNSLLDFPKGKITINLAPAELPKDGTQFDLPIALAILCLGKQLPQTALEGALFAGELALNGSLRPIRSAITIAETAKQHGISTIYLPASNSKQALLIPDITIIPINNLTELFLHLKQEKLIQPAVKTKRQYRQKKRGIIIDDIRGQEQAKRAVAIAVAGRHNILLSGPPGSGKTMLARALNSLLPPLSDAEIIEVTKLHNLDGNQVSHDIVTDRPFRTPHHTASRISMIGGGAKATPGEISLAHHGTLFLDELLEYPRTTLESLRQPLEDKQITISRAQGKYYYPTNFMLVATMNPCPCGYLGDPEKSCRCSSTQILNYQKRLSGPLLDRIDLTINVSRVAHEDLLSRKSSSDSQQKQFENMIKVARTLQTNRYSNSNKYNADIDSSSVDKIAALTAEAKQFLLAAAKKLDLSARGYFKVIKVARTIADLESSLEITIPHVAESLQYRQIIPT; encoded by the coding sequence ATGGTTAGCAAGGTAGCTTCAGCGACACCATATGGCTTTCACGGTCAGCTTATTGAAATTGAAGGCGACATATCACGAGGACTACCTGGACTACAAATCGTCGGACTCGGCAACAAAGCAATCGATGAATCACGTGATCGCGTTCGCAGCGCCATCAAAAACTCATTACTCGATTTTCCAAAAGGCAAAATTACCATCAACCTCGCCCCGGCGGAACTGCCAAAAGACGGTACGCAATTTGACCTACCGATAGCCCTCGCAATTCTCTGCCTTGGCAAGCAACTTCCTCAAACCGCCCTGGAGGGAGCGCTATTTGCTGGTGAATTGGCACTCAATGGTAGTCTTCGCCCCATTCGCTCGGCCATCACCATCGCCGAAACCGCCAAACAACACGGTATCTCAACCATATACCTACCGGCCTCCAACAGCAAACAAGCCCTGCTCATCCCCGACATTACTATTATCCCCATCAATAATCTAACGGAATTATTCCTCCACCTCAAACAAGAAAAACTCATCCAACCCGCAGTAAAAACAAAGCGGCAATATCGCCAAAAGAAACGCGGCATCATCATTGATGACATCCGCGGACAAGAGCAGGCCAAGCGAGCCGTCGCCATTGCCGTCGCGGGTAGGCACAATATTTTGCTGTCCGGACCACCGGGATCCGGCAAGACCATGCTAGCACGCGCACTCAATTCACTCCTGCCGCCGCTATCTGACGCTGAAATTATCGAGGTGACAAAACTCCACAATCTTGACGGCAATCAAGTTAGTCATGATATCGTTACCGACCGACCGTTTCGCACACCACACCACACCGCAAGCCGCATATCAATGATTGGTGGTGGTGCAAAGGCCACGCCCGGCGAAATTAGTCTCGCGCACCACGGCACACTTTTCTTAGACGAATTATTAGAATATCCACGAACTACATTGGAGTCGCTTCGTCAGCCGCTTGAGGATAAGCAGATCACAATTTCCCGCGCCCAAGGTAAATACTACTACCCCACCAATTTTATGTTAGTTGCCACGATGAACCCTTGTCCATGTGGTTATCTGGGCGATCCAGAAAAAAGTTGCCGTTGCTCATCGACACAAATCTTGAACTATCAGAAGCGATTATCTGGCCCGCTCCTTGATCGTATTGATCTAACAATCAATGTTTCCCGCGTCGCACATGAAGATTTGTTGTCCCGTAAGTCATCGTCGGATTCACAACAAAAACAGTTTGAAAATATGATTAAGGTAGCCCGTACACTACAAACTAACAGATACAGTAATAGTAATAAATACAACGCTGATATAGATAGTAGTAGCGTTGATAAAATAGCTGCACTAACGGCTGAGGCCAAGCAATTTCTCCTTGCAGCCGCCAAAAAGCTTGACCTAAGCGCTCGTGGCTATTTCAAAGTTATCAAGGTCGCTCGCACTATCGCTGATCTTGAGTCGTCACTAGAAATAACCATTCCTCATGTCGCCGAAAGCCTACAATACCGGCAGATTATCCCGACCTAG
- a CDS encoding tRNA dimethylallyltransferase: MAAETIKAKLPLVVIAGPTASGKTSLAIRLAKQYNGEIICADSRTIYRDMDIGTAKPTMAEREVVPHWGLDLVSPGEAFSAAQFKEYALQKISEIRSRGRLPFLVGGTGLYIDAVLFDFQFGDPPDSVLRCELEKKTVAELQYYCCKYNIKLPENNKNKRYLIRAIEQKNKNNRYEFMIRDNSIVVGIATNKEILRTRIMFRSEQLFLNNVVDEAVLLARKYGWDNEAMTGNVYPLVREFLNKNITESELKRQFVVADWRLAKRQMTWLRRNPFIMWATLDSAEHYLSQLLAQA, encoded by the coding sequence ATGGCGGCCGAAACTATAAAAGCAAAATTACCCCTAGTTGTTATCGCGGGGCCGACTGCTAGTGGTAAGACCTCGCTAGCAATTCGCCTGGCAAAACAGTATAATGGCGAAATAATTTGTGCCGATAGCAGAACAATATATCGAGATATGGATATTGGTACGGCAAAGCCAACTATGGCTGAGCGAGAAGTAGTGCCTCATTGGGGCCTTGATTTAGTTAGTCCGGGCGAGGCATTTAGCGCCGCACAGTTTAAGGAGTATGCTTTGCAAAAAATAAGTGAAATTCGCTCTCGGGGGCGGTTACCATTTCTTGTTGGTGGTACGGGTCTTTATATTGATGCAGTACTTTTTGATTTTCAATTTGGAGACCCTCCTGATTCTGTTTTACGGTGTGAGCTAGAAAAAAAGACGGTAGCTGAATTGCAATATTATTGTTGTAAATACAACATAAAATTACCAGAGAATAACAAGAATAAGCGCTATCTTATACGTGCTATTGAACAAAAAAATAAAAATAACAGATATGAATTTATGATTAGAGATAATAGTATCGTTGTAGGTATAGCAACAAATAAGGAAATATTACGAACAAGAATTATGTTCAGATCTGAACAATTATTTTTAAATAATGTTGTGGATGAAGCAGTGCTGTTGGCCCGGAAATATGGCTGGGATAATGAGGCCATGACAGGTAATGTCTATCCGTTGGTCCGAGAGTTTTTGAATAAAAATATTACCGAAAGTGAATTAAAGCGGCAATTTGTTGTAGCTGATTGGCGGTTAGCGAAGCGACAGATGACGTGGCTGCGGCGTAACCCGTTTATCATGTGGGCGACGCTTGACTCTGCTGAACACTATTTGTCACAACTTTTGGCTCAGGCGTAA
- a CDS encoding translation initiation factor IF-3 — protein sequence MRINGAIRARELRVVGSDGEQLGIMPLRDALQAAEDAGLDLVEISPNANPPVAKIIDWGKFQYQKIKDQQRNKRAAKVGDLKQMRFGLKIGAGDLEVKLRKIRDFLANGHKVRIQVVYKGREMAHKEIGYELIQKITDQLEEEAILEQKPQMAGRNLSVVIRSK from the coding sequence ATTCGTATCAACGGAGCGATCCGTGCTCGGGAACTGCGCGTTGTTGGTTCTGATGGTGAACAGCTGGGGATAATGCCCCTGCGCGACGCCCTTCAGGCGGCGGAGGATGCGGGACTTGATCTCGTTGAAATATCACCAAATGCCAATCCACCAGTCGCCAAGATTATTGACTGGGGCAAGTTCCAATATCAGAAGATCAAAGACCAGCAGCGCAACAAGCGCGCGGCAAAAGTCGGCGATCTTAAGCAAATGCGCTTTGGCCTGAAGATTGGCGCTGGCGACCTCGAAGTCAAGCTGCGCAAAATACGGGACTTTCTCGCCAATGGACACAAGGTCCGTATCCAAGTCGTTTATAAGGGTCGCGAGATGGCGCATAAAGAAATCGGCTACGAATTGATCCAAAAAATCACTGATCAGCTTGAGGAGGAAGCAATTCTGGAACAAAAGCCTCAGATGGCTGGTCGCAATCTGAGTGTGGTAATAAGGAGTAAATAA
- the rpmB gene encoding 50S ribosomal protein L28, whose product MASRCELTGKGKQHGHNVSFSLRRTKRTFKPNLQKKTLVVDGQKVTLVLSTQAIRTLKKKGLLRPVQTKTA is encoded by the coding sequence ATGGCATCACGATGCGAACTAACCGGCAAGGGCAAGCAACACGGTCACAACGTTAGCTTTTCCCTTCGCCGCACCAAGCGCACTTTTAAGCCAAACCTACAGAAGAAAACTCTTGTAGTAGATGGTCAAAAAGTCACGTTGGTTCTGAGTACTCAAGCAATTCGTACTCTTAAAAAGAAAGGGCTGTTACGCCCAGTACAGACAAAAACCGCCTAA
- the rplT gene encoding 50S ribosomal protein L20, with amino-acid sequence MRVKRGVPGHAKHKKILKAAKGMQHNRTRSFRLAKQGVIRALQYAYRDRRNKKRDLRSLWITRINAAARQEGTTYGRLMAALKAKNIELDRKVLAELAVNEPTAFTAIVKAAL; translated from the coding sequence ATGAGGGTGAAACGAGGCGTCCCTGGACACGCAAAGCACAAGAAAATTCTAAAAGCCGCTAAAGGCATGCAGCACAATCGAACTCGTAGCTTTCGCTTAGCGAAGCAGGGGGTAATTAGAGCTCTGCAATATGCCTACCGTGATCGACGCAATAAAAAACGAGACCTCCGCAGCCTGTGGATTACCCGCATTAACGCGGCCGCTCGTCAAGAGGGCACAACGTACGGTAGGCTCATGGCTGCTCTCAAGGCAAAGAATATTGAGCTTGATCGAAAAGTGTTGGCAGAGCTGGCCGTTAACGAACCTACGGCCTTTACCGCGATTGTTAAAGCAGCACTATAA